Proteins encoded within one genomic window of Pygocentrus nattereri isolate fPygNat1 chromosome 11, fPygNat1.pri, whole genome shotgun sequence:
- the LOC108436944 gene encoding UDP-glucuronosyltransferase 2A1-like, whose translation MKMYHVSVTLWAVLFAMSGVHGGKVLVFPLDGSHWVNMKVIIEKLHSRGHDLTVMRASNSWYIKEESPYYTSITIPSEGGFDEKFFDSLVGRLLEIRREGSSFSRFLLELEIIYKFSDLHKDMTKILTKIFEDEAMMKSIQDAKYDVILADPAVGGGAILAYHFNIPLIFNVRWTVHGEGHFAIAPSPLSYVPVPGAELTDKMTFFQRVQNVLFYVFTLFQAAVIADPHYKAFCQKYFGPEVDYFSLFQDADIWLMRNDFTFEFPRPTMPNVVYMGGFQCKSSKPLPDNLEKFVLSSGEHGVIVMSLGTIIGQLPQDITEEIAAAFAQLPQKVIWRYTGPQPATLGNNTLLVDWMPQNDLLGHPKTKVFVAHGGTNGVQEAIYHGVPLLGLPLLFDQPDNLSRMRKRGAAKLVDAATLDKTVFLDALKEVLYNPSYRENMQRLSRLHRDQPMKPLDRAVFWIEYVMRHGGAPHLRTQSFRMSWMAYHSLDVMLTLLGAVFIISLLTFFLLRFLCCRLSFQKKIKRD comes from the coding sequence ATGAAGATGTATCATGTATCTGTCACATTATGGGCAGTCTTATTTGCAATGTCAGGCGTACATGGGGGAAAGGTATTAGTGTTTCCTCTGGATGGAAGCCACTGGGTAAATATGAAAGTCATCATTGAGAAACTCCACTCAAGAGGCCATGACCTGACTGTGATGCGAGCTTCTAACAGCTGGTATATTAAGGAGGAGTCTCCCTACTACACTTCAATCACTATTCCAAGTGAAGGCGGGTTTGATGAGAAATTCTTTGATTCATTGGTCGGACGGCTATTGGAGATCAGGAGAGAGGGGAGCTCTTTTTCTCGGTTTCTTCTTGAATTAGAAATCATCTACAAATTCAGTGACCTGCATAAAGATATGACAAAGATACTGACAAAAATATTTGAGGATGAAGCCATGATGAAATCAATCCAGGACGCCAAGTATGATGTAATCCTAGCAGATCCTGCTGTTGGAGGTGGTGCAATTTTAGCATACCACTTTAATATTCCTCTGATTTTCAATGTTCGATGGACGGTCCATGGAGAAGGCCACTTTGCAATAGcaccctctcctctctcttacgTACCTGTCCCTGGAGCAGAGCTAACAGATAAAATGACATTCTTTCAAAGGGTtcagaatgttttgttttatgtttttaccCTCTTCCAGGCGGCAGTGATCGCAGATCCTCACTACAAAGCCTTCTGTCAGAAGTACTTTGGGCCTGAAGTTGATTACTTCTCCCTTTTTCAGGATGCAGACATCTGGCTCATGAGAAATGACTTCACTTTCGAGTTTCCACGACCCACAATGCCAAACGTGGTCTACATGGGTGGCTTCCAATGCAAATCCTCTAAACCACTTCCTGATAATCTAGAAAAATTTGTTCTAAGTTCAGGTGAGCATGGTGTCATTGTCATGTCTTTAGGGACAATCATAGGTCAACTTCCACAAGATATCACTGAAGAGATAGCGGCTGCCTTTGCCCAACTGCCTCAAAAAGTCATTTGGAGGTACACTGGACCTCAGCCTGCCACCCTTGGCAACAACACGTTGCTTGTGGACTGGATGCCACAGAATGACCTCCTTGGTCATCCCAAGACTAAGGTGTTTGTAGCACATGGAGGAACCAATGGTGTTCAGGAGGCTATTTACCATGGAGTGCCCCTTCTAGGTCTACCTTTGCTCTTTGATCAGCCTGATAATCTCTCTAGGATGCGGAAAAGGGGAGCTGCAAAGCTTGTGGACGCTGCCACTTTGGACAAAACTGTGTTTTTGGACGCCCTGAAGGAGGTGCTGTATAATCCATCTTACAGAGAGAACATGCAGAGACTGTCTAGGTTGCATCGAGACCAGCCCATGAAACCTCTGGATCGAGCAGTCTTCTGGATTGAGTATGTTATGAGGCATGGAGGTGCCCCTCATTTGCGCACACAGTCTTTCAGAATGTCCTGGATGGCCTACCACTCTTTGGATGTTATGCTCACACTGCTGGGAGCCGTGTTCATTATTTCTTTGCTAACTTTTTTCTTGTTGAGGTTTCTCTGCTGTAGATTAagttttcagaagaaaatcaAACGTGACTAA